The sequence below is a genomic window from Fibrobacter sp. UWB10.
TTGAGTACATTGCGGGCGAACCTGCCGAGCGGGGTAGCCGCTCCGACTTTGAATGCCCCGTTTCCGAGGTCCACGATTTCCGAAAATTCTCCGGCAAGCGTAATTACGACTCCGTCAAATCCCTTGTCCGAAACAAGCAGATTCGTGCCGTTTCCTAAAATAAAATAGGGAAGTCCCTTTTCGCGGGCGAGCGCGGTAGCGCTCTGAATGTCGTTTATGCATTCCGCCTTCACGTAATAGTGTGCGGACCCACCCACTTTAAAGGAGGTGTGCTTGCTCATCAATTCGTTTTCGAGAATCTGCATATTGTAAATATAGCTTTGCCAAGAAAAATTGTATATTACCTCGCGATGACTAACGAGGAACTGAAACAATTTAAGTCGGCGATTTCGATTACTGCCGTTGCACAGAGTCTAGGGGTAGATGTGTCCCATGGCAAGTGCCGTTGTTTCTTCCCGCAGCGCCACACGCATGGTGATCGTACGCCGTCGGTTTCAATTTCTGAAGAACGTGGAACGTTCCGTTGCTGGGTTTGCGACGATGTTCGTGGTGACGTGATTTCGTTGGTGCAAATTGTAAAGGACTGCAGTTTTGTCGAAGCGCTCGGCTGGCTTATGGCGCAATACCCGTTCTTGGTACCGCCCTCTGCTCGCAAAGAAATGGAGCGCCTGACCGAACGTGCACAGATGGCGCAAGGACATGCACCGGTGAATACTCGACCGATGCCCGAAATAGTCCGTCCAGAGGAACCTGAAGAACCACCCCTTGTTTCTGAAGACGACCGCAAGAAAATCATTCTTTCGTTCCTCAAGCGTTTAAGCCCTGTCGATAACACGCCTGCTGGCAAGTGGCTCGCACGCCGCCGCATATACAAGCCCGTGTGGGACAAGATGCTTTTGCGCACCATCAGCAATTACGAAGAGGTGAACAACAGCCTTAAGGCGGACTTTGGCGAAGAGGTGCTGAAGTACGTGGGTCTCTTTAACGACAAAGGGCATTTGCGTTACTACAAGCACCCGTTGATTTTTCCGTATCTGGACCCGCAGCGCAGAGCGTTCTATTTCCAATCGCGTGCTATCGATAACACGGTTGTGCCTAAGGAACTCAACTTGCGCGGTACCGTGCCGTACCCGTACAATATGGTGGCGC
It includes:
- a CDS encoding toprim domain-containing protein — translated: MTNEELKQFKSAISITAVAQSLGVDVSHGKCRCFFPQRHTHGDRTPSVSISEERGTFRCWVCDDVRGDVISLVQIVKDCSFVEALGWLMAQYPFLVPPSARKEMERLTERAQMAQGHAPVNTRPMPEIVRPEEPEEPPLVSEDDRKKIILSFLKRLSPVDNTPAGKWLARRRIYKPVWDKMLLRTISNYEEVNNSLKADFGEEVLKYVGLFNDKGHLRYYKHPLIFPYLDPQRRAFYFQSRAIDNTVVPKELNLRGTVPYPYNMVALDQKPGWVYLCEGVVDTLTFLGQKINAVGIPGVRSFKVEWLNLFRNKNVVLCLDHDEAGRSGMEYIGNLFTQAGIHNVILGEGMENLPTAMKEGEDINDWFGGKK